From Solibacillus isronensis, the proteins below share one genomic window:
- a CDS encoding GTP cyclohydrolase II translates to MKKIMAILEDKIQLVRRDDLQNIAVVGPVKLPIKQENLEATFQWYSWTTVEKNQTKEQVVESVSSMHLAFGQQSSVLVYGDFANQDDALIRMHSICHTGDIFGSQRCDCGYQLHESMKMIVEHGCGAIFYLADHEGRGIGLFSKSLAYLLQEEAFDTVEANHALGFEDDVRSYDDAIRVLQVLRSKPVTLITNNPKKLAALQKNGLLADGHIPLWGGLTETNEQYLKTKVEKSGHIAMVEKLTV, encoded by the coding sequence ATGAAAAAAATAATGGCTATTTTAGAAGATAAAATTCAGCTTGTACGCCGTGATGATCTGCAAAATATTGCAGTAGTCGGACCGGTAAAGCTACCTATAAAACAAGAAAATCTAGAAGCAACATTCCAATGGTATTCATGGACGACTGTTGAAAAAAATCAGACAAAAGAACAGGTCGTAGAATCTGTATCGTCTATGCATTTAGCTTTTGGCCAGCAGTCTTCTGTACTGGTGTATGGAGATTTTGCCAACCAGGATGATGCATTGATCCGCATGCACAGTATTTGTCATACAGGTGATATTTTTGGTTCGCAGCGTTGTGACTGTGGCTATCAGTTGCATGAATCGATGAAAATGATTGTCGAGCACGGCTGTGGCGCAATCTTTTATTTAGCAGATCATGAAGGGCGCGGTATTGGACTGTTTTCAAAATCATTAGCTTACCTATTACAGGAAGAAGCGTTTGATACAGTGGAAGCAAATCATGCACTTGGTTTTGAAGATGATGTCCGTTCATATGATGATGCAATCCGTGTACTACAGGTGCTTCGTTCAAAACCGGTAACACTCATTACGAACAATCCGAAAAAGCTTGCAGCGCTGCAGAAAAACGGATTACTTGCGGATGGCCATATTCCTTTATGGGGCGGTCTTACGGAAACGAATGAACAGTACT
- the panF gene encoding sodium/pantothenate symporter yields the protein MHWSVIIPLLIFLIIIFGIGIWANRQVRTSNSFLQEYFLGGREMGGFILAMTMMATYGSASSFIGGPGVAYNTGLGWVLLAMAQLPAGYFVLMVLGKKFAIVARRIEAITLIDFLKKRYDSHTIVILSAISIIIFLFASMTAQWVGGARLIESLTGLSYINALLIFAVAVLAYVIIGGFRAVALTDALQGSIMIVGTVILLIATVIAGGGVDTIMQGLVAENPNLVTPFGAEQNLTPLYVSTFWILIGLGVIGLPQIAVRAMSYKDSKSLHKAILIGTIGIGTIMFGMHLIGVFARPVMPGIEVGDKVMPLLTLEVLPPVLAGIVLAAPMAAIMSTVNALLILVSSTVVKDIYLNYINPKASDAQIKNRSFWVTSIIGIAVVIFAVKPPELLIMLNLFAFGGLESAFLWSVVFGLYWKKANKYGAISSMIVGLTLYIVIYRFAENIYGMHSVTIPIIASLITFVAVSMIAQKVKKIEDYHF from the coding sequence ATACATTGGTCTGTTATTATTCCATTATTAATATTTTTAATCATCATTTTTGGCATCGGTATTTGGGCAAATCGCCAAGTACGCACATCTAATTCGTTTTTACAGGAGTATTTTTTAGGCGGCCGAGAAATGGGCGGGTTCATCCTGGCGATGACGATGATGGCGACATATGGGAGTGCCTCAAGTTTTATCGGGGGCCCGGGTGTGGCCTATAATACAGGGCTTGGATGGGTTCTGTTAGCAATGGCACAGCTGCCTGCAGGTTATTTTGTTTTAATGGTGCTCGGCAAGAAGTTTGCGATTGTTGCACGCCGTATTGAAGCCATTACATTAATCGACTTTTTAAAGAAACGCTATGACAGTCATACAATCGTTATTTTATCGGCGATCAGCATCATTATTTTCCTTTTTGCATCGATGACAGCACAATGGGTAGGTGGTGCACGTCTGATTGAATCATTGACAGGACTATCCTATATAAATGCATTGCTCATTTTTGCGGTAGCTGTTTTGGCTTATGTAATTATCGGTGGTTTCCGGGCTGTCGCGTTAACGGATGCATTGCAAGGATCGATTATGATTGTAGGTACGGTCATCCTTCTTATTGCTACAGTCATTGCCGGTGGTGGTGTTGACACGATTATGCAAGGACTGGTAGCAGAAAATCCGAATTTAGTGACTCCATTTGGTGCAGAACAAAATCTGACACCATTATATGTATCAACATTTTGGATTTTAATTGGACTAGGTGTGATCGGTTTGCCACAAATTGCAGTTCGTGCGATGAGCTACAAAGATTCGAAAAGCTTACATAAAGCAATTCTAATAGGTACAATCGGGATTGGTACAATTATGTTCGGCATGCATTTAATTGGTGTATTTGCACGTCCGGTTATGCCTGGAATTGAAGTCGGCGATAAAGTGATGCCATTGCTGACATTGGAAGTGCTGCCGCCGGTATTGGCAGGAATCGTACTCGCAGCTCCAATGGCAGCCATCATGTCGACGGTCAATGCATTGCTGATTCTAGTTAGTTCAACAGTTGTAAAAGATATTTATTTAAACTATATCAATCCGAAAGCAAGTGATGCACAAATTAAAAACCGCAGCTTCTGGGTGACGAGCATTATTGGGATCGCGGTAGTTATTTTCGCCGTCAAACCGCCAGAGCTGTTAATCATGCTGAACTTGTTTGCGTTCGGCGGACTGGAATCAGCCTTTTTATGGAGTGTTGTATTTGGCCTGTATTGGAAGAAAGCAAATAAATACGGGGCTATCAGTTCGATGATTGTCGGCCTGACATTATATATTGTCATCTACCGTTTTGCGGAAAATATTTATGGCATGCATTCCGTAACAATTCCGATTATAGCTTCTCTTATCACATTTGTAGCAGTAAGTATGATTGCTCAAAAGGTGAAAAAAATAGAAGATTACCATTTTTAA
- a CDS encoding YhdT family protein: MFNVQDKRFKIAHKEALIGVVLVIINFAIWFGFAYGLGSGDPLEYDYVFGFPAWFFYSCIAGTIFMIIAIWIAMKLFFKDISLEEEDEQK; the protein is encoded by the coding sequence ATGTTTAATGTGCAGGATAAGCGTTTTAAAATCGCACATAAAGAAGCACTGATCGGTGTCGTGCTTGTCATCATCAATTTTGCAATCTGGTTCGGATTTGCATATGGACTCGGTTCCGGTGACCCGCTAGAATATGATTACGTATTCGGATTCCCGGCTTGGTTTTTCTATAGCTGTATCGCAGGAACAATTTTCATGATTATTGCCATCTGGATTGCGATGAAGCTTTTCTTCAAAGACATTTCACTTGAAGAGGAGGATGAGCAAAAATGA
- a CDS encoding diaminopimelate dehydrogenase — translation MSKIRIGIVGYGNLGRGVEAAIGQNADMELVAVFTRRDPASVAIQSPNVPVYLVDDAPNYKEQIDVMILCGGSAKDLPEQVPHFAQWFNTIDSYDTHAKIPEFFDTVDAAAQKSDTVSIISVGWDPGLFSLNRLLGETVLPEGNTYTFWGDGLSQGHSDAVRRIEGVKNAVQYTLPIKEAVNRVRNGENPELTTREKHARECFVVLAEGADAATIEKEIKEMPNYFADYDTTVNFITEAEFKENHQGMPHGGFVIRSGQSGESDKQIMEFSLTLESNPMFTSSVLVAYARAAYKLHAKGDKGAKTVFDIPYGLLSPKSPADLRKELL, via the coding sequence ATGAGTAAAATTCGCATTGGTATTGTAGGTTACGGAAATTTAGGTCGAGGTGTGGAAGCAGCAATTGGTCAAAATGCTGACATGGAATTGGTAGCTGTATTTACGCGTCGTGATCCTGCTTCAGTTGCCATCCAATCACCAAATGTACCGGTTTATTTAGTGGATGATGCACCGAATTACAAGGAACAGATTGATGTTATGATTTTATGTGGTGGATCTGCAAAAGATTTACCTGAGCAAGTGCCGCATTTTGCGCAATGGTTCAACACGATCGACAGCTATGATACACATGCAAAAATCCCGGAATTTTTTGATACTGTTGATGCTGCTGCACAAAAAAGTGATACAGTCTCCATCATTTCGGTTGGCTGGGACCCGGGGCTATTTTCATTGAACCGTCTATTAGGTGAAACAGTTCTGCCTGAAGGAAATACATATACGTTCTGGGGAGACGGCTTAAGCCAAGGCCACTCAGATGCAGTACGCCGCATTGAAGGAGTAAAAAATGCAGTACAATATACTTTACCGATTAAAGAAGCGGTTAACCGTGTTCGCAACGGTGAAAATCCTGAGCTGACAACACGTGAAAAACATGCCCGTGAATGCTTTGTTGTATTAGCTGAAGGTGCAGATGCAGCAACAATCGAAAAAGAAATTAAAGAAATGCCAAACTATTTTGCGGACTATGATACAACGGTGAACTTTATTACAGAAGCAGAATTTAAAGAAAATCACCAAGGTATGCCACATGGCGGGTTTGTTATCCGTTCTGGTCAATCAGGCGAATCAGACAAGCAAATTATGGAGTTTTCTTTAACGCTTGAATCGAATCCGATGTTCACATCTAGCGTTCTCGTTGCCTATGCACGTGCTGCATACAAATTGCACGCGAAAGGAGATAAAGGTGCAAAAACTGTATTCGATATTCCGTACGGTTTATTATCACCAAAATCCCCAGCAGATTTACGCAAAGAATTACTGTAA
- a CDS encoding YxcD family protein, which translates to MEKLTLLEQDLINAVCLFHAKFKNTAPEDVEVELMYDDVAGYSAEAFYNGQLEVYNSVNFIMALRLYIDEQLGRDSMSARISLAIDDEEGMIAHVEF; encoded by the coding sequence GTGGAAAAACTAACATTACTTGAACAAGATTTAATTAATGCCGTTTGTCTGTTCCATGCAAAATTCAAAAACACAGCACCAGAAGATGTGGAAGTGGAGCTGATGTATGATGATGTTGCCGGATATTCAGCGGAAGCTTTCTACAACGGACAACTGGAAGTATACAACTCTGTGAATTTCATTATGGCACTTCGTCTGTATATTGATGAGCAGCTTGGCCGTGATTCAATGTCAGCCCGTATTTCACTTGCTATTGATGATGAAGAAGGCATGATTGCTCACGTAGAGTTTTAA
- a CDS encoding YhgE/Pip domain-containing protein, translated as MGSFQLFGKELQSLKNRKGLLIALIGVMLIPIVYVAVLLSATWGPYDNLDNLPVAFVNKDAGGVSGGQAINVGNDLMETLKESNSLGWHFVTEEEAMEGLDKQEFYLVVEVPEDFSQKVTTVLDANPQVPELRYIQNEGLNFMGAQVTNSAVEKLREQLGDKITATYARTVFSRFTDIETGFATGADGSKQIVDGTEQLANGTNTLLTSLTEKSADINKLAVGAKTADAGAGQLLSTINGGTGDINKLASGSRQVASGATQLKGGSQQVLAGLNSLKGGSTEIYTGLQKLQPSSENLLNGLQQLSAGANQLYAGIAVGDGTQANPGLAKGLNQLATVLKSKQADIEQMAQGAALLQTLAQAPGMEAYRENLLALSAGLGELGTVYPVAVQSANALSNGANQMAQSMPALTTGLENAIAGQKTIVSGIGSLTAGQEKAVKGIDALVSGQTAVVSGASTLAGGASQVANGNASLTSSWNKLGAGVSNLKSGLTQISTGNETVAVGWQTMTEGVTSLNDGVNRLQAGSSELATGLEGGREQVAALRITDDNIAMFSSPVTLAGEKVNEYEYYRDSTAPYILSLALFVGMLVLSMFVDFKKPAVLPKSAVSWFVSKWLQLALFATIQAVLVTVFTLVVLQLSVDHVVQFILFGIFVSIVFMSIIFFLVSVAGNIGRFIALVLAVAQLSITGSNLPIPMLPENLQAVSAYLPFTYSISGFKSVISLGDLSLLSSNALVLVIYLVVASVLALIAFIVSYKSLTTKYTPEVQPTA; from the coding sequence ATGGGGTCGTTTCAGTTGTTTGGGAAGGAATTGCAGTCACTGAAAAATCGTAAAGGTTTACTCATTGCGTTGATCGGTGTCATGCTCATTCCAATTGTTTACGTAGCAGTACTTCTGTCAGCTACATGGGGACCATATGACAACCTGGATAACTTACCGGTTGCGTTCGTCAATAAGGATGCAGGCGGAGTTTCGGGTGGTCAAGCTATCAATGTCGGCAATGATTTAATGGAAACATTAAAAGAAAGTAATTCATTAGGCTGGCATTTTGTGACGGAAGAAGAAGCGATGGAAGGATTGGATAAGCAGGAATTTTACCTAGTGGTAGAAGTGCCGGAAGACTTCTCACAAAAGGTGACAACCGTTCTTGATGCAAATCCGCAAGTACCGGAATTGCGTTATATCCAAAATGAAGGATTAAACTTCATGGGAGCGCAAGTGACAAACAGTGCTGTTGAAAAACTTCGCGAACAATTAGGGGACAAAATTACAGCGACTTATGCCAGAACGGTATTCTCCAGATTTACGGATATCGAAACAGGATTTGCTACTGGGGCAGATGGTTCGAAGCAAATCGTCGACGGCACTGAGCAGCTGGCAAATGGGACGAACACATTATTAACATCGTTGACGGAAAAATCGGCAGATATTAACAAGCTTGCTGTCGGTGCGAAAACGGCAGATGCGGGGGCAGGCCAACTTCTTTCCACGATCAATGGGGGAACGGGCGATATTAACAAGCTAGCGTCCGGATCACGTCAAGTGGCATCGGGTGCTACACAATTAAAAGGCGGATCTCAGCAAGTATTAGCAGGACTTAATTCATTAAAAGGCGGTTCAACGGAAATCTATACAGGTTTACAGAAATTACAGCCTAGTTCCGAAAATCTCCTGAATGGGTTGCAGCAGCTTTCTGCTGGAGCGAACCAGCTTTATGCAGGTATCGCTGTAGGAGACGGTACGCAGGCGAATCCGGGGTTGGCAAAAGGCCTGAACCAGCTGGCAACCGTATTGAAGTCAAAACAGGCGGATATCGAACAAATGGCACAAGGTGCAGCATTACTGCAAACATTGGCGCAAGCACCTGGCATGGAAGCATATCGTGAAAATTTACTTGCTTTAAGTGCAGGCTTGGGAGAGCTTGGTACCGTTTATCCGGTTGCCGTTCAAAGTGCCAATGCATTAAGCAATGGTGCCAACCAGATGGCGCAATCCATGCCTGCATTGACAACAGGTCTTGAAAATGCAATTGCCGGTCAAAAAACGATCGTGTCCGGTATTGGTTCATTAACGGCTGGACAAGAAAAAGCTGTAAAAGGAATCGATGCACTTGTTTCTGGTCAGACAGCAGTCGTTTCTGGTGCATCTACTTTAGCGGGTGGTGCATCACAAGTAGCAAATGGTAATGCATCGCTAACGAGCTCGTGGAACAAATTAGGTGCAGGTGTTTCCAACCTGAAAAGCGGTTTAACGCAAATCAGCACAGGTAATGAAACTGTTGCAGTTGGTTGGCAAACGATGACAGAAGGCGTTACGTCATTAAATGATGGGGTTAACCGTCTTCAGGCAGGTTCATCGGAATTGGCGACTGGTTTGGAAGGCGGTCGTGAGCAAGTGGCGGCATTACGAATTACTGATGATAATATTGCGATGTTTTCTTCGCCGGTCACATTGGCAGGGGAAAAGGTCAATGAATATGAATATTATCGCGATTCAACAGCTCCGTATATTTTATCTTTGGCACTATTTGTAGGTATGCTTGTGTTGTCCATGTTTGTGGACTTTAAAAAACCGGCTGTATTGCCAAAGTCTGCTGTAAGCTGGTTTGTCAGTAAATGGCTGCAATTAGCACTGTTTGCTACAATTCAGGCTGTATTGGTTACGGTATTTACATTAGTCGTATTACAGCTTTCTGTAGATCATGTGGTGCAGTTTATTTTATTCGGGATTTTTGTCAGCATTGTATTCATGTCGATTATTTTCTTCCTTGTATCGGTTGCCGGCAATATTGGGCGATTTATCGCACTTGTACTGGCTGTTGCACAATTATCGATTACAGGTTCGAATTTACCGATTCCGATGCTTCCTGAAAATTTACAGGCGGTAAGTGCATATTTACCGTTTACGTATTCGATCTCAGGATTTAAATCGGTTATTTCATTAGGTGATCTTTCATTACTATCATCGAATGCTTTAGTCCTTGTTATTTATTTAGTCGTTGCTTCTGTGTTGGCATTGATTGCGTTTATCGTAAGCTATAAATCACTTACGACGAAGTACACACCGGAAGTGCAGCCGACTGCATAA
- a CDS encoding 5'-nucleotidase C-terminal domain-containing protein, which produces MKKKRMYSATALAAFTAVAVGATGVMAEETIFTDVTVSHPYAEGINALTSAGIVKGFEDGTFKPDTTVTRGQAAKMIAGALKLDTTNVKNPNFKDIKTSNQYYSQIAALVATGFVNGYEDGTFRTADKITHNQLAKILTNVSAVYPIDATSLLTESKVVFNPTKQLTRGELSSVLATMLAAAAPAPQPQPEPETNNYKLSIMHVNDTHGRVDAFPKLMTAVNEQRAKTPDALLLHAGDVFSGTLYFNEFEGQADLPFLNALKFDAITLGNHEFDLGSSPEGHKALAEFIKASQFPVLTANADFTKDSLFTGMFSDLVSSEPENGKIYAGMIKEVNGEKVGIFGLTTAETKDIASPGSVAFENYIDEAKKAVKAFEDKGVDKIIALTHIGFDDNPAYDNDQILAKSVPGIDIIVGGHSHTELKEPFVVDTNTVGEKKDATLIVQAKEYAGFLGTVNVEFDENGVIVKHDGQLVEIGKLADDAEGLKILAPFKEKVDALSKAEIGVTLAEDLVSPRASDDNPVSVRNSETVLGNIITDGMLAKARKYTDKKVVMALQNGGGIRAAIPAGNITTGQVITVLPFGNTLALMDVTGAELKEAFEHSVKDAPKENGGFLHISGAKLEYDSSKEAGSRIASLKYYDEATKAYVDVADNETYTVATNAFTAKGGDGFSSFEKAYGEGRVTDLGLSDWENLKEQLLSMKEIKFTTEGRIVDTAAPVEK; this is translated from the coding sequence ATGAAGAAAAAAAGAATGTATTCAGCAACAGCTTTAGCAGCATTTACGGCAGTAGCTGTAGGAGCAACAGGTGTTATGGCAGAAGAGACAATTTTTACGGATGTAACAGTTAGCCATCCATATGCAGAAGGGATCAATGCTTTAACATCTGCAGGTATCGTAAAAGGATTTGAAGACGGTACTTTTAAACCAGATACAACGGTTACTCGCGGACAAGCTGCGAAAATGATTGCGGGTGCTCTTAAACTTGATACAACAAATGTAAAAAATCCTAACTTTAAAGATATTAAAACGTCAAACCAGTATTATAGTCAAATAGCGGCATTAGTAGCTACTGGATTTGTTAATGGTTATGAAGACGGTACATTCCGTACAGCGGATAAAATTACACATAATCAATTAGCTAAAATTTTAACGAATGTTTCTGCGGTATATCCGATTGATGCAACTTCGTTATTAACAGAGTCTAAAGTTGTATTCAACCCTACGAAACAACTTACTCGTGGTGAATTGTCAAGCGTATTGGCAACAATGCTTGCAGCAGCTGCACCAGCACCACAACCACAACCTGAACCGGAAACAAACAATTATAAATTATCAATTATGCATGTGAACGATACTCATGGACGTGTTGATGCATTTCCAAAATTAATGACGGCGGTTAATGAACAACGCGCAAAAACACCAGATGCGCTTCTATTGCATGCGGGTGACGTTTTCAGCGGTACTTTATACTTCAATGAGTTTGAAGGACAAGCTGATCTACCGTTTTTAAATGCATTGAAATTTGATGCGATCACATTAGGGAACCATGAATTTGACTTAGGTTCTTCACCAGAAGGACATAAAGCATTAGCTGAATTCATTAAAGCTTCACAATTCCCGGTTTTAACGGCGAATGCTGACTTTACAAAAGACAGCCTGTTTACAGGTATGTTCTCCGATTTAGTATCAAGCGAGCCAGAAAACGGCAAAATTTACGCTGGTATGATTAAAGAAGTGAACGGCGAAAAAGTCGGGATCTTCGGATTAACGACAGCTGAAACAAAAGATATCGCTTCACCAGGCAGTGTAGCATTTGAAAATTATATCGACGAAGCGAAAAAAGCGGTAAAAGCGTTTGAAGATAAAGGTGTCGATAAAATTATTGCTTTAACACATATCGGATTTGACGATAACCCTGCATATGACAATGATCAAATTCTAGCAAAATCAGTACCTGGCATTGATATTATCGTAGGCGGTCACTCACATACAGAGCTTAAAGAGCCATTCGTAGTTGATACAAACACAGTTGGTGAGAAAAAGGACGCAACATTAATCGTTCAAGCAAAAGAGTATGCTGGATTCCTAGGTACAGTGAATGTTGAATTTGACGAAAATGGTGTCATCGTTAAACATGACGGTCAATTAGTTGAAATCGGTAAACTTGCTGATGACGCTGAAGGTTTAAAAATACTTGCTCCATTTAAAGAAAAAGTAGATGCACTTTCTAAAGCAGAAATCGGTGTTACTTTAGCAGAGGATTTAGTGAGCCCTCGTGCATCAGACGATAATCCAGTGAGTGTACGTAATAGTGAAACGGTATTAGGTAATATCATTACAGACGGTATGCTTGCAAAAGCGAGAAAGTATACGGATAAAAAGGTTGTAATGGCATTGCAAAATGGCGGCGGTATTCGTGCTGCAATTCCAGCAGGCAATATTACAACTGGACAAGTAATTACAGTGTTACCGTTTGGTAATACATTAGCATTAATGGATGTTACAGGTGCTGAATTAAAAGAAGCATTTGAACACTCTGTGAAAGATGCTCCTAAAGAGAATGGCGGATTCCTGCATATCTCAGGTGCTAAACTAGAATACGATTCTTCTAAAGAAGCGGGCTCTCGTATCGCTTCATTAAAATACTATGATGAAGCAACAAAAGCATATGTAGATGTTGCCGATAACGAAACTTACACAGTTGCTACAAATGCATTCACTGCTAAAGGTGGCGACGGCTTCAGCTCGTTTGAAAAAGCATATGGCGAAGGTCGTGTAACAGACTTAGGTTTATCGGATTGGGAAAACTTAAAAGAACAATTATTATCAATGAAAGAAATTAAGTTTACTACTGAAGGCCGCATTGTAGATACAGCTGCGCCAGTAGAAAAATAA
- the acnA gene encoding aconitate hydratase AcnA: MANLHNSRSTFEVNGKTYNYFRLAAIEEAGIAKVSRLPYSIKVLLESVLRQYDNYVIKDEHVNELANFGNHNADAEVPFKPSRVVLQDFTGVPVVVDLASLRSAMKEMGGDPAKINPAIPVDLVIDHSVQVDKYGNAAALQANMDLEFERNAERYNFLKWAQTAYDNFRAVPPATGIVHQVNLEYLAPIVHVNETEEGLVAFPDSVVGTDSHTTMINGIGVLGWGVGGIEAEAGMLGQPSYFPIPDVIGVKLVGELPNGTTATDLALKVTQVLRARGVVNKFVEFFGPGVPGLPLADRATISNMAPEYGATCGFFAVDEESLNYMRLTGRDEEHIAVVEAYLKANDMFFNPDLEPVYTDVLEINLADIEANLSGPKRPQDLIPLTEMKRVYRESVVAPQGTQGFGLTEEEFSKTSTAKFAEGDVEIPAGAVAIAAITSCTNTSNPYVLLAAGLVAKKAVELGIKPAKWVKTSLAPGSKVVTGYLEESGLQDYFDQIGFNTVGYGCTTCIGNSGPLLPELEEAIKSNDLFVTSVLSGNRNFEGRVHPLVKANFLASPPLVVAYALAGTVDIDLQKDAIAVTPEGKEVFFADIWPSTEEVNEVLNKVVTRELFQKEYETVFTANEAWNAIETSTENLYTFDDKSTYIQNPPFFTGLSKEPGAIQTLAGMRVMAKFGDSITTDHISPAGAIGKDTPAGKYLIENGVAIRDFNSYGSRRGNHEVMMRGTFANIRIRNQIAPGTEGGFTTYWPTGEVEYIYDACMKYKEAGTGLVVLAGNDYGMGSSRDWAAKGTFLLGVKTVIAQSYERIHRSNLVMMGVLPLQFMAGDSAETLGLKGDETIDVNLTDDVKPRDILTVTATSPEGKVTEFKALARFDSEVEVDYYRHGGILQMVLRAKAAQQ, from the coding sequence ATGGCAAACTTACACAACAGTCGTTCGACTTTTGAAGTTAACGGTAAAACTTATAACTATTTCCGTTTAGCTGCAATTGAAGAAGCTGGTATCGCAAAAGTATCACGCCTACCTTATTCAATTAAAGTATTATTAGAATCAGTATTACGTCAATACGATAACTATGTAATTAAAGACGAGCACGTTAATGAATTAGCTAACTTCGGTAATCACAATGCAGATGCTGAAGTACCATTCAAACCTTCTCGTGTAGTATTACAAGACTTCACTGGTGTTCCAGTAGTAGTTGACTTAGCTTCATTACGTTCTGCAATGAAAGAAATGGGTGGAGACCCAGCTAAAATCAACCCTGCAATTCCGGTTGACCTTGTAATTGACCACTCAGTACAAGTAGACAAATACGGTAACGCAGCAGCATTACAAGCGAACATGGATTTAGAGTTCGAGCGTAACGCTGAACGTTATAACTTCTTAAAATGGGCTCAAACTGCTTATGATAACTTCCGCGCTGTACCACCAGCAACTGGTATCGTACACCAAGTTAACTTAGAGTATTTAGCTCCAATCGTTCACGTTAACGAAACAGAAGAAGGTTTAGTAGCATTCCCTGACTCAGTAGTAGGTACTGACTCTCACACAACTATGATCAACGGTATCGGTGTTCTAGGTTGGGGTGTTGGTGGTATTGAAGCTGAAGCTGGTATGTTAGGTCAACCATCTTACTTCCCAATTCCTGATGTTATCGGTGTTAAATTAGTAGGCGAATTACCAAACGGTACTACAGCTACTGACTTAGCATTAAAAGTAACTCAAGTATTACGTGCTCGTGGTGTAGTAAACAAATTCGTTGAGTTCTTCGGACCTGGCGTACCTGGTTTACCACTAGCTGACCGTGCTACAATCTCAAACATGGCTCCAGAATATGGTGCTACTTGTGGTTTCTTCGCAGTTGACGAAGAATCATTAAACTACATGCGCTTAACTGGCCGTGACGAAGAGCACATTGCTGTTGTTGAAGCTTACTTAAAAGCTAACGACATGTTCTTCAACCCGGACTTAGAGCCTGTTTACACTGATGTTTTAGAAATTAACTTAGCGGACATCGAAGCTAACCTTTCTGGTCCTAAGCGTCCACAAGATTTAATTCCTTTAACTGAAATGAAACGTGTTTACCGTGAATCAGTAGTAGCTCCACAAGGTACTCAAGGTTTCGGTTTAACTGAAGAAGAATTCTCTAAAACATCTACTGCTAAATTTGCAGAAGGTGACGTAGAAATTCCTGCAGGTGCTGTAGCAATCGCTGCCATCACTTCTTGTACAAACACATCTAACCCATACGTATTATTAGCTGCTGGTTTAGTTGCTAAAAAAGCGGTTGAGTTAGGAATCAAACCTGCTAAGTGGGTTAAAACTTCTTTAGCTCCAGGTTCTAAAGTAGTAACTGGTTACCTAGAAGAGTCTGGTTTACAAGACTACTTCGACCAAATCGGTTTCAACACTGTAGGTTACGGTTGTACAACATGTATCGGTAACTCAGGTCCGTTATTACCAGAATTAGAAGAAGCAATCAAATCAAACGATTTATTCGTAACTTCTGTATTATCAGGTAACCGTAACTTCGAAGGCCGTGTACACCCATTAGTAAAAGCTAACTTCTTAGCTTCACCACCATTAGTTGTTGCTTACGCTTTAGCTGGTACTGTAGATATCGATCTACAAAAAGACGCAATCGCTGTAACTCCAGAAGGCAAAGAAGTATTCTTCGCTGATATCTGGCCATCAACTGAAGAAGTTAACGAAGTATTAAATAAAGTTGTTACTCGTGAATTATTCCAAAAAGAATACGAAACAGTATTCACTGCTAACGAAGCTTGGAATGCAATCGAAACTTCAACTGAAAACTTATATACTTTCGATGATAAATCAACTTACATCCAAAACCCACCATTCTTCACTGGTCTTTCTAAAGAGCCAGGTGCTATCCAAACATTAGCTGGAATGCGTGTAATGGCTAAGTTCGGTGACTCTATCACTACTGACCACATCTCTCCTGCAGGTGCAATCGGTAAAGATACACCAGCTGGTAAGTACTTAATCGAAAACGGTGTTGCAATCCGTGACTTCAACTCTTACGGTTCTCGTCGTGGTAACCACGAAGTAATGATGCGCGGTACATTCGCTAACATCCGTATCCGTAACCAAATCGCTCCAGGTACAGAAGGTGGTTTCACTACTTACTGGCCAACAGGCGAAGTTGAGTACATTTACGATGCTTGCATGAAGTACAAAGAAGCAGGTACTGGCTTAGTAGTATTAGCTGGTAACGACTACGGTATGGGTTCATCTCGTGACTGGGCTGCTAAAGGTACATTCTTACTAGGCGTTAAAACTGTAATCGCACAATCTTACGAGCGTATTCACCGTTCTAACTTAGTAATGATGGGCGTATTACCATTACAATTCATGGCTGGCGATTCAGCTGAAACTTTAGGATTAAAAGGTGACGAAACAATCGACGTTAACTTAACTGATGATGTTAAACCACGTGATATCCTAACTGTTACTGCAACTTCTCCAGAAGGAAAAGTAACTGAGTTCAAAGCGTTAGCTCGTTTCGACTCTGAAGTAGAAGTAGACTACTACCGTCACGGTGGTATCCTACAAATGGTATTACGTGCTAAAGCTGCACAACAATAA